A region from the Mercenaria mercenaria strain notata chromosome 7, MADL_Memer_1, whole genome shotgun sequence genome encodes:
- the LOC123555499 gene encoding carbohydrate sulfotransferase 15-like, which translates to MENLAKYSLIIILAVFFAFCFTVRMTPLSKNEFQQKDIPPMREKLNGSNFSETYRRLDTTTVKAAKTPHPTETENRRHAETYRRLDTTPEKTEHLPFLQDFKNPCWREADSNSRMCIRCLPYFYLVGAPKCGTTDLFRRLVKHPLISDKCPKEPHWITRKRFTGGVKKQLSDYLVYFDSAVQKDISRIEADGYHNAIFGDCSASTLWDNSNLLRAEKSKNMTTPPFTNANIIYHLNKHTKIIIILRNPISRLYSDYIYFNKEYASAADFHNRVVAMTGLFSSCLKIHSLRYCAYFFHYTVRIHLGFYHVYIEDYLRVFPKEQIKIIKLEDYAKDKNKSMTDVFNFLGTGLPPKRLMEKIAQHAKANTNWQRKVEVGEMWQKTYKLLYDFYKPFNDQLVKLLGNKFNYN; encoded by the exons atggaAAATCTGGCAAAATACAGCTTGATAATTATTCTCGCTGTATTTTTCGCGTTTTGTTTCACTGTGAGAATGACACCGCTATCTAAAAATG AGTTTCAGCAAAAAGACATTCCACCTATGAGAGAAAAGCTGAATGGTTCGAATTTCTCAGAAACTTACAGAAGGCTGGATACAACTACTGTAAAAGCG GCCAAAACGCCCCATCCTACAGAGACAGAGAACAGACGACACGCTGAAACTTACAGAAGGCTGGATACAACTCCTGAAAAAACG GAACACCTGCCGTTTCTACAAGATTTCAAAAATCCTTGTTGGCGAGAAGCTGATTCAAACTCGCGCATGTGCATTAGATGTCTTCCTTATTTCTACCTTGTAGGAGCACCTAAATGTGGAACAACAGATTTATTCAGAAGACTAGTCAAGCATCCTTTGATATCAGATAAATGTCCTAAAGAGCCTCATTGGATAACAAGAAAACGATTTACTGGAG GGGTAAAGAAACAACTTTCGGACTATCTGGTTTATTTTGACAGTGCTGTACAGAAAGATATATCAAGAATAGAGGCAGACGGCTATCATAACGCCATATTTG GTGATTGTAGTGCTTCCACTCTTTGGGACAACAGCAATTTGTTGCGAGCAGAGAAAAGCAAAAATATGACGACACCCCCTTTTACAAACGCAAACATAATTTATCACTtgaataaacacacaaaaataatcattatattAAGAAATCCCATATCAAG ACTGTATTCTGACTATATCTACTTTAACAAAGAATATGCCAGTGCAGCAGATTTCCACAACAGAGTCGTGGCTATGACTGGCTTGTTTTCTAGCTGCTTGAAGATTCACAGCTTGCGATATTGCgcatatttctttcattatacg GTGAGAATACATCTTGGTTTTTACCACGTTTACATCGAAGATTACTTGAGAGTTTTCccaaaagaacaaataaaaattattaaactaGAAGACTATgccaaagataaaaacaaatccATGACAGATGTATTTAACTTTTTAGGAACGG GGTTGCCTCCAAAACGTTTGATGGAAAAGATCGCACAACATGCAAAGGCAAATACAAATTGGCAACGAAAAGTAGAGGTTGGGGAGATGTGGCAAAAAACATACAAACTATTATATGACTTTTACAAGCCGTTTAATGATCAACTCGTAAAATTATTAGGCAATAAGTTCAATTATAACTGA